A genomic stretch from Sinorhizobium terangae includes:
- the chrA gene encoding chromate efflux transporter, with protein sequence MLTGILRNTSPASEHQLSHGISFSEALRVWARVAALSFGGPAGQIAIMHRIIVEEKCWIGETRFLHALNYCTLLPGPEAQQLAIYIGWLLHKTKGGLVAGTLFVLPGAVAIMALSWIYAIFGNVGAVQALFFGLKAAVLAIVLEAVIRIGRRALKNNVMLALAAGAFIALFLFRAPFPMVVLAAGVIGYFGGRAGWAAFLASNGHGKVGGRQVADVDSALGEEIPPHARPPMSWPLKVAAVGLLLWGGPVFALLVFLGQGNVFTDISIFFSKMAMVTFGGAYAVLSYVAQQAVEHYHWLKPGEMLDGLGMAETTPGPLIMVTQFVGFMGAYREPGSLNPLLAGTLGGLLTTWVTFVPCFLWIFLGAPFMETMRSNKALSAALAAITAAVVGVILNLAVWFALHVLFRELYEAHWLGMTIDVPVLSSVNVASLILTLAAMVAVFRFNIGMLTVLAGSSLTGLFCGLLMGWV encoded by the coding sequence ATGTTGACCGGGATTCTGCGGAACACCAGCCCCGCATCTGAGCACCAGTTGAGCCACGGTATTTCCTTCTCCGAGGCGCTCCGCGTCTGGGCGCGCGTGGCTGCCTTGAGCTTCGGCGGCCCCGCCGGGCAGATTGCGATAATGCATCGCATCATCGTCGAGGAGAAGTGCTGGATCGGCGAAACGCGGTTCCTGCACGCGCTCAATTACTGCACGCTGCTGCCGGGGCCGGAGGCGCAGCAGCTTGCGATCTATATCGGCTGGCTCCTGCACAAGACCAAGGGCGGGCTGGTCGCCGGGACCCTTTTCGTGCTTCCCGGCGCCGTCGCCATCATGGCGTTAAGCTGGATCTACGCCATCTTCGGAAATGTCGGAGCCGTCCAGGCGCTGTTCTTCGGATTGAAGGCCGCGGTTCTGGCAATCGTGCTCGAGGCGGTCATTCGCATCGGCCGGCGGGCGCTCAAGAACAACGTCATGCTGGCGCTCGCCGCCGGGGCATTCATCGCGCTTTTCCTGTTCCGTGCCCCCTTCCCCATGGTCGTGCTGGCCGCGGGCGTCATCGGCTATTTTGGCGGCCGGGCCGGCTGGGCGGCGTTTCTTGCGAGCAATGGCCACGGCAAGGTCGGCGGCAGACAGGTCGCCGACGTCGACAGCGCACTTGGCGAAGAGATTCCGCCCCACGCCCGCCCACCGATGAGCTGGCCGCTCAAGGTCGCCGCGGTCGGACTGCTGCTCTGGGGCGGGCCCGTTTTCGCCCTGTTGGTATTTCTGGGACAGGGCAACGTCTTCACGGACATCTCGATCTTCTTTTCCAAGATGGCCATGGTCACCTTCGGCGGCGCCTACGCCGTTCTCTCCTACGTCGCCCAGCAGGCGGTCGAGCACTATCATTGGCTGAAGCCCGGCGAGATGCTTGACGGTCTCGGCATGGCGGAGACAACGCCCGGCCCGCTGATCATGGTGACGCAGTTCGTTGGGTTCATGGGCGCTTACCGGGAGCCGGGTTCCCTCAATCCTTTGCTTGCCGGCACGTTGGGTGGACTGCTGACGACCTGGGTGACCTTCGTGCCCTGCTTTCTCTGGATTTTCCTTGGCGCACCCTTCATGGAGACGATGCGCAGCAACAAGGCTCTGTCGGCCGCACTGGCCGCGATCACGGCCGCGGTCGTCGGCGTCATCCTCAACCTGGCGGTCTGGTTCGCCTTGCACGTGCTGTTTCGCGAACTCTATGAAGCGCATTGGCTCGGCATGACGATCGACGTTCCGGTCCTGAGTTCCGTCAACGTGGCATCGCTGATCCTGACGCTCGCGGCGATGGTCGCAGTGTTCCGCTTCAACATAGGCATGCTGACGGTCTTGGCCGGCTCTTCCCTCACCGGCCTCTTCTGTGGATTGCTGATGGGGTGGGTTTAG
- a CDS encoding arsenate reductase ArsC, translating to MSDRVYNVLFLCTGNSARSIIAEAILNRLGMGRFKAYSAGSHPKGEVHPFAMQLLKGLNYDTSFARSKAWDEFAVPGAPQLDFVFTVCDRAAAEACPVWPGQPMTAHWGVPDPAAAEGSETERHFSFAETYRMLNNRISIFVSLPMTSLDKLALQRRLDEIGRDIPKAG from the coding sequence ATGAGCGATAGGGTCTACAACGTCCTCTTTCTGTGCACGGGCAACTCGGCCCGCTCCATCATCGCCGAAGCCATTCTGAACAGGCTCGGCATGGGCAGGTTCAAGGCTTACTCGGCGGGGTCGCATCCGAAGGGCGAGGTGCATCCGTTTGCCATGCAGCTCCTCAAGGGACTGAACTACGACACATCCTTTGCCCGATCGAAGGCCTGGGATGAGTTTGCCGTTCCCGGTGCGCCGCAACTGGATTTCGTGTTCACCGTTTGCGACAGGGCCGCCGCCGAGGCCTGTCCGGTCTGGCCCGGTCAGCCGATGACCGCGCACTGGGGCGTGCCTGATCCGGCCGCGGCCGAGGGCAGCGAGACCGAGCGGCACTTTTCCTTCGCCGAGACCTACCGGATGCTGAACAACCGCATCTCGATCTTTGTCAGCCTGCCGATGACGAGCCTCGACAAGCTCGCCCTGCAAAGAAGGCTGGACGAGATCGGTCGCGATATTCCGAAGGCTGGCTGA
- a CDS encoding OmpA family protein, whose protein sequence is MRNITLMSALTGCTRLLAAAAMLLTLAACNTTTEIAALEEPTAAPITGQTNDPAPGFENVVAGSEEDFILNVGRRTYFTKDSSALDSVAMATLDKQAIWLNSNPRWLVKLQGFADDSGSASNMETLSQKRADAVMAYLVSKGVDANRLWAKGYGNDREVRDCTDRSCQVQNRRVVSNLRTERDAL, encoded by the coding sequence ATGAGGAATATCACGCTGATGTCTGCTTTGACCGGATGCACGAGGCTGCTCGCCGCCGCGGCCATGCTTCTGACGCTCGCCGCCTGCAACACCACCACTGAAATCGCCGCGTTGGAAGAGCCGACCGCGGCGCCGATCACCGGACAGACCAACGATCCGGCGCCCGGTTTCGAAAATGTCGTGGCCGGCAGCGAAGAGGACTTCATCCTGAATGTCGGCCGGCGGACCTACTTCACGAAGGACTCGTCCGCGCTCGATTCCGTCGCCATGGCGACGTTGGACAAGCAAGCCATCTGGCTCAACAGCAACCCGCGTTGGCTGGTCAAGCTGCAGGGATTTGCCGACGATTCCGGGTCCGCGTCAAACATGGAAACGCTGTCGCAGAAACGCGCCGACGCGGTGATGGCCTATCTCGTCTCGAAGGGCGTAGATGCCAACCGCCTGTGGGCCAAGGGTTACGGCAACGACCGCGAGGTTCGTGACTGCACGGACCGCTCCTGCCAGGTTCAGAATCGGCGCGTCGTCTCCAACCTGCGCACCGAGCGCGACGCGCTCTGA
- a CDS encoding aquaporin → MAFDLKRRLAAEALGTAILVATVVGSGIMADRLSDDVAVSLLGNTMPTGAILVVLISILGPISGAHFNPAVTMVFAARREIEATAAVLYILAQAVGGIAGTLIAHAMFDLPLFQVSETVRTGTGQWIAEAVATFGLVLTILAGLRFRADAIPWLVGLYITAAYWFTASTSFANPAVAVARAFSNTFSGIRPTDVPGFIVAEVVGALVATAVVGWMFAERNTAVSPITVKEAE, encoded by the coding sequence ATGGCATTCGATCTCAAACGCCGCCTTGCCGCGGAAGCCCTTGGCACCGCAATTCTTGTCGCGACCGTCGTCGGCTCCGGGATCATGGCCGACCGTCTCTCCGACGACGTGGCGGTCTCGCTGCTCGGCAACACGATGCCGACGGGCGCGATCCTCGTCGTCCTCATCAGCATTCTCGGCCCCATCTCCGGCGCGCACTTCAATCCGGCCGTGACGATGGTGTTTGCGGCAAGGCGCGAGATCGAGGCGACGGCGGCCGTGCTCTACATCCTCGCCCAGGCCGTGGGCGGCATCGCCGGCACGTTGATCGCCCATGCCATGTTCGACCTTCCCCTGTTCCAGGTGTCGGAAACGGTCCGCACGGGAACAGGCCAGTGGATCGCCGAGGCGGTTGCCACCTTCGGACTCGTCCTCACGATCCTCGCGGGCCTGCGCTTCCGCGCCGACGCCATTCCGTGGCTGGTCGGCCTCTATATCACGGCGGCCTACTGGTTCACGGCGTCGACCTCGTTCGCGAACCCCGCCGTCGCCGTCGCCCGCGCATTCTCGAACACATTTTCGGGCATCCGCCCAACGGACGTGCCGGGCTTCATAGTCGCCGAAGTCGTCGGCGCACTCGTCGCCACAGCCGTCGTCGGATGGATGTTCGCCGAACGAAACACGGCAGTGTCTCCCATAACCGTCAAGGAAGCCGAATGA
- a CDS encoding DUF899 domain-containing protein, giving the protein MITPAENTRKAGNPAMRTPPVVSPEAWEAARQKLLVKEKAQTRARDALAAERRRMPWMAVTKDYAFEGADGKVSLADLFDGRHQLIVYRAFYEPGVFGWPEHACRGCSMVADQVAHLAHLNARDTTLVFVSRAPQEEIKRLKARMGWDMPWFTITDSFDADFGVDEWHGTNVFYRDGDRIFRTYFINNRGDEQMGGTWNYLDITPLGRQEVWEDSPEGYPQTPTYKWWNWHDSYIADAAPDKKWVEVSDAGEAAMRKHDTDKR; this is encoded by the coding sequence ATGATTACGCCAGCCGAGAATACACGCAAAGCCGGAAACCCTGCCATGCGCACCCCGCCGGTCGTATCGCCCGAGGCGTGGGAGGCGGCCCGGCAGAAGCTGTTGGTCAAGGAGAAAGCTCAGACCCGCGCCCGTGACGCGCTCGCCGCCGAACGCCGGCGAATGCCGTGGATGGCCGTCACGAAAGACTATGCGTTCGAGGGGGCTGACGGCAAGGTCAGTCTCGCTGACCTCTTCGACGGCCGGCACCAGCTGATCGTTTACCGCGCCTTCTACGAGCCGGGCGTGTTCGGCTGGCCCGAGCACGCCTGCCGCGGCTGCTCCATGGTGGCCGACCAGGTGGCTCATCTCGCGCACCTCAATGCCCGCGACACGACGCTCGTCTTCGTTTCGCGCGCACCGCAGGAGGAGATCAAGCGGCTGAAGGCGCGAATGGGCTGGGACATGCCGTGGTTCACCATCACCGACAGCTTCGACGCCGATTTCGGCGTGGACGAGTGGCACGGCACCAACGTGTTCTACCGCGACGGGGACCGCATCTTCCGCACCTATTTCATCAACAATCGCGGCGACGAGCAGATGGGGGGAACCTGGAACTACCTCGACATCACGCCGCTCGGACGGCAGGAGGTCTGGGAGGACTCGCCTGAGGGCTACCCCCAGACCCCGACCTACAAGTGGTGGAACTGGCACGACAGCTACATCGCGGATGCCGCGCCCGACAAGAAATGGGTCGAGGTGTCGGACGCCGGCGAGGCGGCGATGCGGAAGCATGACACGGACAAGAGGTGA
- a CDS encoding DUF1236 domain-containing protein, translated as MRKLILIAAAAALLGGPAIAQNSNNGNRGTAAGIAGGAATGAIIGGPVGAGVGAVVGGALGGALAPPPPRVITQVQQMPAPPSVVIRKRIAVGQPLPETVALTPIPDAPEYSVAVVNDQRVIVEPRSRTVVQIVR; from the coding sequence ATGAGAAAACTTATACTCATCGCTGCGGCAGCTGCCCTCCTGGGTGGCCCCGCGATCGCTCAGAATAGCAACAATGGCAACCGCGGCACCGCTGCAGGTATCGCCGGCGGTGCGGCGACGGGCGCCATTATCGGTGGCCCGGTCGGTGCTGGCGTTGGCGCCGTTGTCGGAGGCGCACTTGGCGGCGCTCTGGCACCGCCGCCGCCAAGAGTGATTACCCAGGTCCAACAGATGCCCGCACCGCCATCGGTCGTCATTCGCAAACGGATCGCCGTTGGCCAGCCTCTTCCCGAGACGGTCGCGCTGACTCCTATTCCGGACGCTCCGGAATACTCGGTGGCCGTGGTCAACGACCAGCGGGTGATCGTCGAACCGAGGTCGCGTACCGTGGTCCAGATCGTCAGATGA
- a CDS encoding mechanosensitive ion channel family protein, with amino-acid sequence MERRDKEQENLSRLERAAQQTADPQTMQQKANKPEEKSRFSFRKADVWWMVGFAAAALLLFGIQVLLSWRIEWLDAPLQVRVRNYVRGALVIFVLLTVANVIEVFLIGRIPNRVSRFNLKRIFRLVVVIAIVFVAISVLFVNWYGAVVSLGLISLILGFALQMPIASFIAWIYILARAPYRVGDRIRIGDAHGDVVDVSYLDTTLWEFGGEYLWTDHPSGRIIKFPNSTVFDTPVFNYSWPLFPYVWNEIKFQLAYESDLEFVALVMREVVEEQIGDIMSQKVKVYKHMLSKTPVDELEVREHPVVHFRVSENTWLEAIVRYLVPPKEAGRTKTRLIKEMLARMNAKPDRVLFPKSNLR; translated from the coding sequence ATGGAACGACGCGACAAGGAACAGGAGAACCTTTCTCGGCTTGAACGGGCCGCGCAACAGACTGCTGATCCACAGACCATGCAGCAGAAGGCGAACAAGCCCGAGGAAAAATCTCGCTTCAGCTTTCGTAAGGCAGACGTCTGGTGGATGGTTGGCTTCGCTGCCGCCGCCTTGCTGCTTTTTGGCATCCAGGTGCTGCTCAGTTGGCGCATAGAATGGCTTGACGCACCTTTGCAGGTGCGCGTGCGGAACTACGTCAGGGGCGCCCTTGTCATTTTCGTTTTGCTGACCGTGGCGAACGTTATCGAGGTCTTTCTGATAGGCCGAATTCCCAATCGTGTTTCGCGTTTCAACCTGAAACGTATTTTTCGATTGGTCGTCGTCATCGCCATCGTCTTCGTGGCCATTTCAGTTTTATTTGTGAACTGGTACGGGGCGGTGGTTTCGCTCGGCCTGATTTCATTGATTCTCGGCTTTGCGCTGCAAATGCCGATCGCCAGCTTCATCGCGTGGATTTATATTCTGGCCAGGGCGCCTTATCGCGTTGGTGACCGCATTCGCATCGGCGATGCCCATGGCGATGTCGTTGATGTCAGCTATCTCGACACGACGTTATGGGAATTCGGCGGCGAATATCTTTGGACCGACCATCCGAGTGGACGCATCATCAAGTTTCCGAACTCCACCGTGTTTGACACGCCGGTCTTCAACTACTCCTGGCCGCTGTTTCCCTATGTCTGGAACGAAATCAAGTTCCAGCTCGCCTATGAAAGCGATTTGGAATTCGTGGCGCTAGTCATGAGAGAGGTAGTGGAAGAGCAGATCGGGGATATCATGAGCCAGAAGGTGAAGGTCTATAAGCACATGCTATCGAAAACGCCGGTGGACGAACTCGAAGTGAGGGAGCATCCCGTGGTTCATTTTCGCGTCAGTGAAAACACCTGGCTCGAGGCCATCGTGCGTTACCTCGTGCCGCCGAAGGAAGCGGGGCGTACCAAAACACGCTTGATCAAGGAAATGTTGGCGCGAATGAATGCAAAGCCTGATCGCGTGCTATTTCCGAAGAGCAATTTGAGGTGA
- the arsH gene encoding arsenical resistance protein ArsH, protein MKKAAALSDLPAADLRHLLKPDVDALRPPFSTHPPRILILYGSLRQVSYSRLLAQEAGRLLEHFGAEVRFFDPSGLPLPDDAPASHPKVQELRDLSEWSEGQVWVSPERHGAITGIMKAQIDWIPLSIGSIRPTQGKTLAVMQVSGGSQSFNAVNTLRLLGRWMRMITIPNQSSVAKAYEEFDSDGRMKPSSHYDRVVDVCEELVKFTLLTRDASDYLVDRYSERKEDAAKLEKRVSLKSI, encoded by the coding sequence ATGAAGAAGGCCGCCGCATTGTCTGATCTTCCTGCCGCCGATCTGCGCCATCTCCTCAAGCCGGACGTCGACGCGCTCCGGCCGCCATTCTCGACCCATCCGCCGCGCATCCTGATCCTCTATGGATCGCTTCGTCAGGTGTCCTATTCGCGGCTCCTTGCCCAGGAGGCCGGACGGTTGCTGGAGCATTTCGGAGCCGAAGTGCGCTTCTTCGACCCTTCCGGCCTGCCGCTTCCGGACGACGCGCCCGCCAGCCATCCGAAGGTCCAGGAACTGCGCGACCTGTCCGAATGGTCGGAGGGCCAGGTCTGGGTGAGCCCGGAACGCCACGGGGCGATCACCGGAATCATGAAGGCGCAGATCGACTGGATACCGCTTTCGATCGGCTCGATACGGCCGACCCAAGGCAAGACCCTCGCCGTTATGCAGGTGTCTGGCGGCTCGCAGTCGTTCAACGCCGTCAACACGCTTCGCCTGCTCGGCCGCTGGATGCGGATGATCACGATTCCGAACCAGTCGTCCGTCGCCAAGGCGTACGAGGAGTTCGACTCAGACGGACGCATGAAGCCGTCGTCCCACTACGACCGCGTCGTTGACGTCTGCGAGGAGTTGGTCAAGTTCACGCTGCTGACCCGCGATGCCTCCGACTATCTTGTCGACCGCTACAGCGAACGCAAGGAAGATGCCGCCAAGTTGGAAAAGCGCGTCTCGCTCAAGTCCATCTGA
- the arsC gene encoding arsenate reductase (glutaredoxin) (This arsenate reductase requires both glutathione and glutaredoxin to convert arsenate to arsenite, after which the efflux transporter formed by ArsA and ArsB can extrude the arsenite from the cell, providing resistance.), with translation MTMDVTIYHNPACGTSRNTLALIRHAGIEPKVIDYLKTPPTREELAKMIRDAGFSVREAIREKGTPYAELGLDDPALSDEQLLSAMLEHPILINRPFVVTPMGTRLARPSEAVLDILPAEAFKGPFVKEDGEKVLDEEGRRIV, from the coding sequence ATGACCATGGACGTCACCATTTATCACAACCCCGCATGCGGGACTTCGCGTAACACACTGGCCCTGATCCGCCACGCCGGCATCGAGCCAAAGGTCATCGACTACTTGAAAACGCCGCCGACCCGCGAGGAACTCGCGAAGATGATCCGCGACGCCGGCTTCTCCGTCCGTGAGGCCATCCGGGAGAAGGGAACGCCCTATGCGGAGCTCGGTCTGGACGATCCGGCACTCTCCGATGAGCAGCTCCTGTCGGCAATGCTGGAGCATCCGATCCTCATCAACCGCCCCTTCGTCGTCACTCCGATGGGCACCCGGCTGGCACGGCCGTCCGAGGCCGTTCTCGACATCCTGCCCGCCGAGGCGTTCAAGGGACCGTTCGTCAAGGAAGATGGAGAGAAGGTTCTTGATGAAGAAGGCCGCCGCATTGTCTGA
- a CDS encoding chromate resistance protein ChrB domain-containing protein, whose product MPSLLEISSEKLARLIGTPKCPALIDVRTDEDFAADPRLVPGSVRRDYRELQLWIDDLYGQSVIVICHRGKKLSHGIAAWLRHAGIKADVLEGGFEAWAGSGYPAVPASVLPKRDEQGRTVWVTRSRPKIDRIACPWLIRRFIDPNAVFLFVAPSEVEAVADRFQATPFDIDAPIRLSHRGELCTFDVMVEEFGLATDPLLHLATIVRGADTARLDLSPQAPGLLAASLGLSRMYADDNEQLEAGLLLYDAFYRWCRDATDETHNWPKKGA is encoded by the coding sequence ATGCCGTCACTTCTCGAAATTTCATCCGAAAAGCTTGCCCGCCTTATCGGCACCCCGAAATGCCCGGCTCTTATCGATGTGCGCACCGACGAGGATTTCGCAGCCGATCCGCGGCTGGTCCCCGGCTCGGTCCGGCGCGATTACCGCGAATTGCAGCTCTGGATCGATGACCTCTACGGTCAGTCGGTGATTGTCATCTGCCATCGCGGCAAGAAGCTCAGTCACGGCATTGCCGCCTGGCTCCGCCACGCCGGCATTAAAGCCGATGTGCTCGAGGGCGGCTTCGAAGCCTGGGCCGGGTCCGGATACCCGGCGGTTCCCGCCTCCGTCTTGCCCAAGCGCGATGAACAGGGGCGCACCGTCTGGGTGACACGATCGCGGCCGAAGATCGACCGGATTGCCTGCCCTTGGCTCATCCGACGCTTCATCGATCCCAACGCGGTGTTCCTGTTCGTTGCCCCATCGGAAGTCGAGGCGGTCGCGGATCGCTTCCAGGCGACGCCGTTCGACATCGACGCCCCGATCCGCTTGAGCCATCGCGGCGAACTCTGTACGTTCGATGTGATGGTTGAGGAGTTCGGGCTTGCGACGGATCCCCTGCTCCACCTTGCAACGATTGTGCGCGGCGCCGACACGGCGCGCCTGGACCTCTCACCGCAAGCTCCCGGCCTTCTTGCCGCATCGCTCGGCCTGTCGCGTATGTACGCGGACGACAATGAACAACTTGAGGCAGGCCTGCTTCTTTACGACGCGTTTTACCGCTGGTGCCGCGACGCCACCGACGAAACGCACAACTGGCCGAAAAAGGGAGCGTGA
- a CDS encoding ArsR/SmtB family transcription factor, whose translation MDENQAITALAALAQPTRLRTFRLLVEREPEGVPAGELARLADVPQNTMSAHLATLSQAGLVRGERQSRSIIYRVDLDRFRSVMLYLLQDCCGGNANLCAPLITDLTPCCTPKEEGQTR comes from the coding sequence ATGGATGAAAACCAAGCGATCACTGCCCTAGCCGCCCTTGCGCAGCCGACGCGCCTGAGGACGTTTCGCCTGCTGGTCGAACGCGAACCCGAAGGGGTGCCGGCGGGTGAGCTGGCCAGACTGGCCGACGTGCCGCAAAACACCATGTCGGCGCATCTCGCGACGCTTTCGCAGGCGGGGTTGGTTCGCGGTGAGCGGCAAAGCCGCTCGATCATCTACCGCGTCGATCTCGATCGGTTCCGGTCCGTGATGCTCTACCTCCTGCAGGATTGCTGCGGCGGCAACGCCAATCTCTGCGCGCCGTTGATTACCGATCTGACCCCATGCTGCACTCCCAAGGAGGAGGGGCAAACACGATGA
- a CDS encoding MFS transporter — protein MQGIHPATYLFAARALRDFGDGFVAILLPVYLLALGFSSLQVGVIATASLFGSALLTIAIGFLGARHDLRGLLLAAASLMVASGVAMSMINDYALLLVVAFAGTINPSAGSVSVFVPLEHAVLTREVASVERTRMFARYSLVGALASAVGALAAALPDLMTRLALGHLAAIKLMFVLYAVVGILGGLLYARIPSRPASRESDKTTALGPSRAIVLKLAALFSLDAFAGGFVVQSLLALWLFERFNLSLFEAGVFFFWTGVLSAFSFPVAAWLSKRVGLINTMVFTHIPSSIALALAAFAPSLPLVLVLLLIRAALSQMDVPTRSSYVMAVVTEAERAAAASFTSVPRSLAAAASPALAGALFAASYRASPLLICAGLKITYDLLLLLQFRHLKPPEEC, from the coding sequence GTGCAAGGCATTCATCCGGCCACATATCTTTTCGCAGCGCGGGCTCTGCGCGACTTTGGCGACGGTTTCGTCGCCATCCTGTTGCCAGTCTACCTGCTCGCCCTCGGCTTTTCGTCGCTGCAAGTCGGCGTCATCGCGACAGCATCGCTCTTTGGCTCTGCCCTCCTGACGATCGCCATCGGGTTTCTCGGCGCCCGCCATGATCTGCGCGGTCTGCTTTTGGCAGCCGCCAGCCTGATGGTCGCCAGCGGTGTGGCCATGTCCATGATCAACGATTATGCGCTGCTGCTCGTGGTCGCATTTGCCGGCACGATCAATCCCTCCGCCGGCAGTGTGAGCGTCTTCGTGCCGCTGGAGCATGCGGTGCTCACCCGCGAAGTAGCGAGTGTCGAGCGCACGAGGATGTTCGCTCGCTACAGCCTCGTCGGCGCGCTCGCAAGCGCAGTCGGCGCACTCGCCGCGGCACTGCCCGACCTGATGACGCGCCTGGCGCTGGGGCATCTGGCAGCCATCAAGCTGATGTTCGTTCTCTACGCGGTCGTGGGCATCCTTGGCGGCCTTCTTTATGCACGGATACCGTCTCGCCCCGCGAGCCGCGAATCCGACAAAACCACGGCACTCGGCCCCTCGCGTGCCATCGTCCTGAAGCTTGCAGCCCTGTTCAGCCTCGATGCATTCGCCGGCGGATTCGTGGTCCAGTCGCTGCTCGCCCTCTGGCTGTTCGAGCGGTTCAACCTCTCGCTCTTTGAAGCCGGTGTGTTTTTCTTCTGGACGGGCGTGCTGTCGGCGTTCTCGTTTCCCGTCGCCGCGTGGTTATCGAAGCGGGTCGGGCTCATCAACACCATGGTGTTTACGCACATTCCCTCCAGCATCGCCCTGGCGCTTGCGGCATTCGCGCCGAGCCTCCCATTGGTGCTTGTCCTGCTGCTCATCCGAGCGGCACTGTCGCAGATGGACGTGCCGACACGCTCGTCCTATGTGATGGCAGTCGTAACAGAGGCGGAACGCGCTGCTGCCGCAAGCTTCACCTCGGTGCCGCGCAGTCTTGCCGCAGCCGCCAGCCCAGCGCTTGCGGGCGCTCTCTTTGCTGCGTCCTATCGCGCCTCGCCGCTCCTCATCTGCGCCGGACTGAAGATCACCTACGACCTCCTGTTGCTGCTGCAATTCCGGCACCTCAAGCCGCCCGAGGAATGCTGA
- a CDS encoding L,D-transpeptidase, whose amino-acid sequence MEWTRRDIVLGGLASLGTVTIQKPTLAAASSYFSGTAVDNGVTYRSTNFAKIDKKWRRQVVKYFSSEPIGTVVVDTRHHFLYLIMENKTAIRYGVGVGREGFKWYGRATIDRKSLWPRWTPPPEMRERHPELPESVEGGSPKNPLGPRAMYLLRDGVDTGYRLHGTLEPGSIGRDASSGCIRMFNEDAIDLYQRCPIGTAVQVLPHIADQAESAAEVSQATAVE is encoded by the coding sequence ATGGAGTGGACGCGCAGGGATATTGTGCTTGGTGGGTTGGCGTCACTTGGGACCGTAACGATCCAGAAACCCACACTCGCAGCGGCGTCTTCCTATTTTTCCGGCACCGCCGTCGACAATGGTGTGACGTACCGAAGCACCAACTTTGCCAAGATCGACAAGAAGTGGCGCCGCCAGGTTGTCAAATATTTCAGCAGTGAGCCGATCGGCACAGTCGTTGTCGATACCAGGCACCATTTTCTCTACCTGATCATGGAGAACAAGACCGCCATCCGCTACGGCGTCGGTGTCGGCCGCGAGGGCTTCAAATGGTATGGCCGCGCCACGATCGATCGGAAGTCGCTCTGGCCACGCTGGACGCCGCCGCCAGAGATGCGTGAGCGCCACCCCGAACTGCCTGAATCGGTCGAGGGAGGCTCGCCGAAGAATCCGCTTGGCCCGCGCGCCATGTACCTGCTTCGCGATGGTGTAGATACCGGCTATCGCTTGCATGGGACGCTGGAGCCGGGCAGCATCGGCAGGGATGCCTCCAGCGGTTGCATCCGCATGTTCAACGAAGATGCAATCGATCTTTATCAGCGCTGCCCCATCGGCACCGCGGTGCAAGTGCTGCCGCACATTGCCGACCAGGCCGAAAGTGCCGCTGAGGTCAGCCAGGCAACTGCGGTCGAATGA
- a CDS encoding DUF982 domain-containing protein translates to MNENWGEAVIVQLGERVEIVWTPAHAVRLLNEHWTIEQGAAYLTALNQCTDAMFGIYPWEQARASFIAAVEEAKIKKLR, encoded by the coding sequence ATGAACGAAAACTGGGGAGAAGCCGTCATCGTCCAATTGGGCGAGCGAGTCGAGATCGTCTGGACGCCAGCTCATGCGGTTCGCCTGCTCAATGAGCATTGGACCATCGAACAGGGAGCCGCTTACCTGACCGCGCTCAATCAGTGCACCGATGCAATGTTCGGCATCTATCCGTGGGAGCAGGCCCGCGCATCCTTCATTGCCGCTGTCGAGGAGGCCAAAATCAAGAAGCTGCGCTGA
- a CDS encoding DUF5132 domain-containing protein, with amino-acid sequence MIKAVIKAGLVAYDQGRIAAAELGEGYEDLVAEARAEMGSPNGGTEPAKRPAAKSTS; translated from the coding sequence ATGATCAAGGCCGTCATCAAGGCCGGCCTGGTTGCCTATGATCAGGGCCGGATTGCTGCGGCTGAACTCGGCGAAGGCTACGAAGATCTCGTGGCTGAAGCGCGTGCCGAAATGGGGAGTCCCAACGGTGGGACGGAGCCCGCTAAACGTCCGGCGGCGAAATCAACATCGTAA